The DNA window CCGAACGTCTCTATACAGGTAATTAGTAGAGGAGCCATTCAATGGCTGCATTATCCAATAACGACTTAACCCTGGCCGATTGGGCGCAACGTATCGACCCACAAGGCAAGACTCCGGTAGTTGCAGAGCTACTATCTCAGACGAATGAAGTTCTTGACGACGCCGTTTTCATTGTGGGGAATCTGCCTACGGGTCATCGGTCGATGATCCGGATAGGACTACCTGAGGTCTACTGGCGGAAGTTAAACAGCGGTGTCCCAACCTCGAAAAGTACCACGGTTGCGGTAACCGAAACTGTTGGAATGCTGGAGGCGTATTCACGCACCGATAAGGATATTGCTGAACTTGGTGAGAATGTAAATGGTTTCCGGCTTTCCGAGGACAAAGCATTTCTTGAAGCCATGAATCAGGCGCAGGCAAGGGCATTGTTTTATGGTGATCCGGGTGTTGACCCCAACCAGTATCTCGGTCTGTCTCATCGTTACAGTTCCAGTACTGCGGGGAATGCACAGAATATTATTGATGGCGGTAGTGACACGGAAGGTGTGAATACCTCAATCTATGTGGTGGTCTGGGGAGAAAATTCGATTCACTGTATTTTTCCTAAGGGTAGTAAGGCAGGACTTTCTCATAGGGATTTGAATGAGCAAGTCGTATATGACGAAAATGGGAACCCCTATCAGGCATACCTTACTCACTATCAATGGAAGAGCGGTTTGGTTGTGAAAGATTGGCGCTACGCGGTACGTATTTGCAACATCAACACCAACCTATTGCTAACCAATGGCACTGGGCACGCTGATATCATCAAACTACTGAGTCGGTCCCTGGACCGAATCCCAAATTTCAATATGGGCCGCGCCGCGATCTACATGAACCGAACCATCCATTCGATGTTGCGCCTCCAGGCATTAGAGAAGGTAACGCCGGGTGGTTTGGGCATCGAGAAGGGGTTGAACCAATTTGGTACTCCGCAAGCGTGGACCACCTTCGGTGGGATACCGTTGCGGCGCGTAGACCAAATCTCGAACACGGAAAGTCTGGTAGCTTTTTAAATCAGGTCGTGACTAAATCATCTAGGAAATCGCAATGATACAAGATGCCATAACTACACTTTCTAGTGGACAGCAGGTACTAAAAACTGCTGTTTCTACAAAATCTCTGCCGCTCAATGTGGCGATGGATATGGGGAGTGGTACCGATTTAAATGTCATGATTACCGTGGACCAGAATTTCACCGTTAACACGAACACCGAGAACGTGTCCTTGGTGG is part of the Gammaproteobacteria bacterium genome and encodes:
- a CDS encoding conserved hypothetical protein (Evidence 4 : Unknown function but conserved in other organisms), with the translated sequence MAALSNNDLTLADWAQRIDPQGKTPVVAELLSQTNEVLDDAVFIVGNLPTGHRSMIRIGLPEVYWRKLNSGVPTSKSTTVAVTETVGMLEAYSRTDKDIAELGENVNGFRLSEDKAFLEAMNQAQARALFYGDPGVDPNQYLGLSHRYSSSTAGNAQNIIDGGSDTEGVNTSIYVVVWGENSIHCIFPKGSKAGLSHRDLNEQVVYDENGNPYQAYLTHYQWKSGLVVKDWRYAVRICNINTNLLLTNGTGHADIIKLLSRSLDRIPNFNMGRAAIYMNRTIHSMLRLQALEKVTPGGLGIEKGLNQFGTPQAWTTFGGIPLRRVDQISNTESLVAF